Within the Granulicella sibirica genome, the region AAGAGGGGGCGGAGGCGACGCAGCTCGTTCATCACGAGGACGCGCTGGGCGGGCGAGAGGATCTCGGGGTCGGTGGCTCCACGCTGCGGGGTGAAGAGGCTGAACCAGATCTTCCGGATGGCGGGGTTGGCGCTCCAGAAGGTGAGGAACTCCTCGAGGTAGCCAGGGCGGGAGGCGATCTGGGAGGTGATGGTGGAGTGGATGGTGACCTGGGCGCCGAGGATGTTCTTGAGGATGCGCTCGTAGGTGGCGGGCTTGCGGCGCTCGTCGTGCTCGGGCTGGAGGCCGTCGATGGAGACGACGACATTGAGCTTCTTGTACTTGCGCCACTCGGCGGGGACGACGCGGAAGGCGCTGGTAACGATCTGGGTGTGGATGCCGCGGGCTTCGATCTGGGGGATGAGCTGCTCGAGCTCGCGGTAGCGGACGAAGGGGTCGCCGCCGACGAGAGAGAGGTGGAGGGGCTTGCGATCGTCGAGGATGGCGAGGATGCGGGTGACGAGCTCGTCGCCTTTGAAGTCGGAGAGCTGGCGGAGGAGGGTGTCGCTGCCGAGGTGGGCGGCGTCGAAGGCGTAGCAGCCGGGGCAGCGGAGCGGGCACTCCTTGGTGATTTCGATGGACAGCGAGGGGGCGCGGCCAGAGAGGATGGTGGCCCAGGCTTGAAGGACTTCGGATGTCTGCATTGCGTCTCCGGAAACAGGCTGGAGGGAATTCCAGTGTTTCGTTATCGAAAGGGTGCCGTTCGCCCTTGCGGGACCGTCACTTTCGCGGAGAGCGGATCAGACCTGGATGGGGAGGGTGTACATGCCGAGTGCCGGACTTGGCAGGGGCGAGGCGTGAACCGCAGCGATGAGGCCGCTGAAGCTTCCGGGAGTCGATGGGCCGGCTGGTCGAAGGACGAAGGCGAGCGAGCGGAGAACCTTGAGAGACAGGGCTACGACGCTGTTGCCATGGCGCGCCAGCAAGAGAACAAGGCAGAGGAAGGTCGCGAGAGCGACGAGCCCGAGCTCAACATCCTGACCGCCGTAGAGGAAGCGATCGAAGTGGCAGAATGCCTCGCTCCAGGGGGTAAGAACAACCAGCACCGCAGTGAGCATGAGGATGACCCGGCTTCCGGTCATCCATGCCCATGACATTCCTGTGGAGGGCACCCGGTCTGTTCTTGTGGATCGAATCATGGCCTACGGGTAGTCTACGCCTATTTGCGTGTTGGTCGAGCAGACGCCATGCCTGTAGCGCGCCGTTTTGGGACAGGAGAGGACGGTCGGTGCGTTAAGCGCGTCCGCGGCAAAGGCCCAAAGACCTTTGCCGCGGAGTTGATGGAGGAGAAGATTTAGGCTGCGAAGCTTGGCCGCTGAAGGGGGCTCCTTCGGCTGCTGTGCGTGGGGGTGAACTGTCCGGTGGTGTCGCCGTTGACGACCGAGCTGAGGATGCGGACGATGTCTTCGAGAGCCTCGGACTGGTGGGTGAGTTCTCCGGCGGCTTCGGCGCTTTGCTGAGCGCTGGCCGCGGAGGTCTGGGTGAGTTGCTCCATCTGGGAGATGGCCTGGGTAATGTTGCCGATGCCGTGGGTCTGTTCGGTGCTGCCGAGGTTGATCTGGTCCACGAGGAGCTTGACCTTGCCGGACTCTTCGGTGACTGCCTTGATGGCGATGGTGACCTCGTCGACTTTGTCCTTGCCGCTGTTGGACTTGTTGATGGATTCCTCGATGAGTGTTGCAGTGTCTCGAGCGGCCTGGGCGGAGCGCTGGGCGAGGCTGCGGACCTCATCAGCGACGACGGCGAATCCGCTTCCGGCTTCCCCGGCGCGGGCGGCTTCGACGGCTGCGTTGAGGGCGAGGATGTTGGTCTGGAAGGCGATCTCGTCGATGACCTTGATGATGCGCGAGATCTTGCCGCTGGAGGTGTTGATTTCGTCCATGGCGAGGACGAGCTCGGCAAGGGAGCGGTTGGTGACGGTGAACTTATCCTGCGACATGGACATCAGGTCGGCAGCGCTGCGGCAGTTGTCGGAGTTGCGCTGAGCCATGGAATTGATCTCTTCGGACGAGGCGGAGGTCTCTTCAAGAGAGGCGGCCTGGTTGGAGGAGTCGCGGGAGAGGGAGCTGCTTGAGGAGGCGATCTGGGTGGCCGAGGTGCCGATGCGGACGGCTCCGTCGGAGAGCCGGTCCACGAGTTCGCGGAGCGGGTGCGAGACCTGCTTCTCGAGTACGAAGACGGAGGCGGCGGCGAAGGCGGCGGCAAGAAGGAAGAGAACGAGACCAAGGAAACTCTGATGGCTGTTCGAGGTAGTGATGGCGTCGAGTTCAGCCTGGAAGTCGCGGGTGCCGATGGTTTCGTGCAGCTCGCTGAGAGAGTGCTGCAGCTTCACCGTCTCCTGCTCGATGCCTGTGAGGGCGGCCTGATCCTGCGACGAGAGATTCGTGGACCCGATCATCTTGGCGTAGGTGGATTTGGCGCGGCTATGAAGGTCATTGAAGGAGTCGAGTGCGGTGGCGGCCTCCTGCTGCAGGGCAGGGTTGTAGGCGAGCTTCTCGCGAGCGTTCTGGAGGGCTGTGGCACCGGCACGGGCGTCGGCGTCGGACGCGTTCAGGACGGAGGAGTCCTGCTGCATGACGGCGTCTTTGTAGCCCTTGGTCAGCTTCTGGAAGCTGGCTTCGGCGATCTGGATGTTGGAAGCCGCGGGAAAGAGCGACTCCGACGCGATGTTGATGTGTTTCTGGGTGGCGGAGGTGGTGACCTCCACCATGCCCAGGAACAGGATGTAACCGACCGCCAGCACACCGATGCTGAGCAGCAGCTTGCCTCGAATACTCATGATGAAATGCCTCAGTCTGTGCGCTAGTTGGGAAGAGATCGGGCCTTATTCGGCGTTGTCGAAGTTGATCTGGATGGTGACGGTTGCGACGCCATCGCCGGGAGCGAACTTCCAGCGCTTGACAGCGTCTTCGGCGGCGGCGGAGAGAATCTTGTTGGTGCCCTGACCCTCGACTTTGGTGACGGCTCCGGTTGCATCGACGGTGGTGAGAACACGGACGCTGCCGGTGATGTGCATGCGCTTTGCCATCTCGGGATAGACGGGCGCGATCTTGTGGACGACAGCGCGGTCATCCGCGTGGAGAGCGGCGGGGGTGAGAATGCCGAAGGCGAGAACGAGGGCGGGGGCGAAGCGGGCGAAGGGCGACGTCTTCTGGATGCGCATCTTTTTAGTGCTCCTATGTGGAATATGCATTTCCGAAAATTGGGTGCGACGGTTCAGAACTTCAGGTCTTCGATACGGGGTGGACTGCGAACTACGAGAGACGCTGCACCCTATCGGCAGAGGTCTTCGTTTTTTTCAATGACGGCAGGAAATTTTCTGGCGGAAGTGGGCTCCGGCCTTGTCTTGCGGCCTCTCGCCTCTATTTCTCTTTCGCTGCATGGGCTCTTCGGGGCATGAAGCGCGATGCGGAAGAGGCATGTTCAGAAGACGACGGGAGTCTTAGGATTCTGGTTCAGAGGGACTGACGTCATGAGCATGACAAGCTATGCAACGAGCGAGAGCTATCAGAATGGGATAGAGGTAAAGCGCGGGGAGTTCGACGGAATCGAGATGGCCGAAGGCGCACTGCGTCTTCCGGTCTCGCACCGATCGGATACCGTGAGGGCGGTTCTTGGGGTTGAGATTTCGCGTGCCCCGCGCCGGGCTGCCTAGACTTGACCCTCTAGTGCGCCGCGGGATCCGGCGGAGGCGCCGTCCTGGGGAAGGCGTGCGCGAGGTAGGCGGCGACCGCGTCGAACTCCTCGTCCGTGGCTACTGCTCCACGGCCAGCCATGACCTGGACGAGGTCGTTCCACTCCTTGGGGTCCATGCGCTTGTTTGCCGATACCTTTGCAGCGTGGCAACCGGAGCAGGTACGGAGCATGAGTTCGCGGCCAGGGCCGGGGGGGAAGAGAGCGGCGTCGGCGGCGGGCATCCCCTTGGGTAAGGCTGATGTGGCTGGAGCTGAGGCTGCGGTCTGGGCTGCCTGGGTGGGCGGAGCGACCTTGGACGGGGTGGACGAGGCGGCGGTGGGACCCTCGAGCGAATAGACGACGAGCGCGTCGCTCTCGAGCTTGGCTCCGATGAGGCCGCCGCCGGTGGCGACGATTGCGATGTATTGCCTGCCAGTTGAATCGGCGTAGGTGATGGGGGTGGACTCGGCAGAGGCTGGGAGTTTGGCTGTCCAGATCTCCTTGCCGGTGGCGGTTTCGAAGGCGCGGAAGCGGGCGTCGTCGGTGGCTCCAACGAAGGTGAGGCCGGAGGCGGTGAGGATGGCTCCGCCGAGGCCGGGGCGTCCGGTCTTCTGCTTACCTTCGGGGAAGCTGTCGGTGACGCCGAGGGTGGAGCGCCAGGCGATCTTGCCGGTGTTGACGTTGACGGCGACCAACTGGCCCCAGGGCGTGGGGGTGCAGGGGAGATGCGTGTCAGGGTTCCAGAACCGGGTGAGACCGGCGAGCGGGCCGGAGTTGTTGTAGCTGCCGTCGGGGTTCCTGACGATCCGCATGGGCTGGGAGAGGTTGTTGACGTTGGCGATGAAGAGGCCAAGTTTAGGGTCGAAGGCTCCGCCGTAGAAGTTGACGCCGCCCTGGGTGCCGGGCATGGTGACGGTGTAGCGGTCGAGCTGGGGCGGGGTGAACTCGACTTCGCCGAGGAGCATGTTGTTGTCGTCGACGTACTTCTTGCACCAGGCTGCGTGGTCGGGCGTGTCGTTGTAGAGGGTGGCGCGGGAGATGGTGGTCTGCGAGAGGGGCTCGGGCAGGACGGGGAAGGGTTGGGTGGGCGAAGTCTCTTCGCCGGGGACGTTGCTCTTGGGGACGGGGCGCTCCTCGACGCCGTAGATGGGCTTGCCGGTGACGCGGTCGAGGATGAACATCAGGCCGTTCTTGTTGACGGTGGCGACGGCGGGGATGGTCTTGCCATCGTGCTGGACGTCGAAGAGGGTGGGTGGAGACTGGGTGTCCATGTCCCAGATGTCGTGGTGGACAACCTGGAAGTACCAGAGGAGCTTGCCGGTGTCGGCGCTGACGGCGACGAGGGTGGATCCGAAGAGGTTGTTGCCGGGGCGGTCGACGCCGACGCGGTCGTTGTTAGGCGCGCCGAAGGGCATGTACAGGATGCCGCGGGCCATGTCGACGGTCATGTAGCCCCAGACGTTGACGCCCGAGCGATCCTTCCAGCTATCGCCGGACCAGGTGTCATGACCGGTTTCGCCGGGGCGGGGGACGGAGTGGAAGGTCCAGACGAGCTTGCCGGTCTTGGCATCCCAGGCGCGGGTGTCGCCGGCGGGGCCAAGGCCGCCGTCTTTGCCTCCGGGACCTTCGCCGGGGCCGGAGCCGGTGATGACGAGGTCCTTGTAGATGACGGGAGGCGACGGGAGGATGTAGCTCTTGTCCATGCCGGTGGTCATGACCTCGGGGGTCTTGAGGTCAACCATACCGTTGACGCCGAAGCCGGGGTTGAGCTGGCCGGTGGCGGCGCTGATGGAGTACATGCGGCCGCGACGGGTTCCGAAGATGATGGCGGGGGCGGCGCCTTCGCCGGCCCAGTAGGAGGCTCCACGCAGGGATGCGTTATCGCCGTCGGGAATGTTGAAGGCCCACTTCTCCTGGCCGGTGGCGGAGTCTAGCGCGACGACTCGGCTGTATGGGGTGACCACGTACATGGTCGTACCAATGACGAGGGGCTGGGTCTCCGACTGGTGAAGCGCGCTGACGTTGGCGGGCTTCATGTGATAGGTCCAGGCGACCTTGAGGCTGGCGACGTTGGCGGGGGTGATCTGGGTGAGCGGGGAGTAGCGCTGCTGGCCGAGGTCGCGGCCGACCATGGGCCAGTCGCCAGGTGCGGTGGCGGGCTGGGTCTGGGCTCCTTTGCCGATGGCTAACAGGGGCATGAGGAAGAGAGAGCTGATGAGGGTGGCTGACCATCCCCTGCTGAGTGGGGGTCTTTGTTCCGTTTGATTTACCTGCTTAGCGAGTTGCGCGAGTCGTGGATTGCGGATCACGTGGTTTTATCCCCAGCTCGCCTGTCAGCATATTCAGGAGAGGGATCTGTATATCACCTGTAAAAATGCAGTGTCAAAGAGGCGTGGCTTGCATTTGCGGGATTTTGCAACAGGTTTGAGTGCATATCACGTTTGTGGCTTATAAACGTAGAGGCACTTCGAGATACCGATATCGGTGGGTTCAACTATGAAGATTGATCTGACGGGTAAGACGGCTGTGGTGACGGGCGCGAGCCGCGGGCTTGGTGAAGCGATGTCGAAGTCTTTCGCCGAGGCTGGAGCGCAGGTGGCGCTTGTGGCGCGGAATGTGGCGAAGCTGGAAGGCGTGCGGGATGCGATCGTTGCAGCGGGCGGCGTGGCCGAATTGTTTGCGGGCGATGTGACGTCGGAGAGCGATGTGGCGGCGATCGCCGAGGCTGTGACGAAGAAGTTCGGTGCGCCGCAGATCGTGGTGAATAATGCGGGGTCGAATATTCGTAAGTCGCTGGTGGAGTTTACGCTCGAGGAGTTCAAGAGCGTGATGGACTCGAGCCTGATCTCGACGTTCCTGGTGAGCCGTGCGTTTGTGCCGGGGATGAAGGGTACGGGCTATGGGCGAGTGATCAATATGACTTCGATCATGGCGCATATCTCGCTTCCGGGAAGGACGGCTTACTCGTCGGCGAAGGCTTCGCTGCTTGGGTTTACACGGTCGCTGGCGCTGGAGCTGGCGGGTGAGGGAATTACCGTCAACGGCATCAGTCCGGGACCTTTTGGGACGGAGATGAATGCTGCGGTGATGAATAACCCTGAGGTGAATGCGCAGTTCCTGGCGAGTTTGCCGGTGGGGCGTTGGGGCAAGGTCGAAGAGATCGGGGCGTTGGCTTGCTACCTATGCTCGGACTATGCGGGGTTTATTACGGGCACGGATATCTTGATTGATGGTGGGTGGACGGCTAAGTAGCGCTGAAGCTTCCTAGATGGCTGCGTCGACTGCGATCTTCGGGATGGTGCGCTCGGGATTGAGGTAGAGCCAGCACAGGGCGGAGATGGTGGCTGCGCCAATCATGAGGTAGATGAGCGGGTTCCAGTTGCCGGCGGTTCGCTGGAGGATGAGGCCGCCGATGACCGGTGCGATGAAACCGGCGAGGTTGCCGAGCATGTTCATGGCGGCGGCTACGGTGGCCGTGTAAGCGCCGCCGATCTCGACGCAGGCGTTCCATGAGATGGGCATGGTGAGGTCGCTGCAGAAGCTGGCGAAGGCCATGCAGATCATGGCCGGAACGACGGCCTGAATGCGCGTGAAGACGAAGAGCAGGATGGCGGTTCCGAGGAAACCGAAGAAGGCCACGGCACGGCGCGGTATTCGCAGCGGCATGAGGCCCGAGATGAGGGAGCCGAAGCCTCCGAAGAGAAGAGGCAGGACGGACAGCGCGGCGGCGCGGGACGGGGACTGGCCGCGCGCTTCGCGCAGATAGGTTGGAAGCCAGGTGATGTAGAAGTACCAGACGAAGGAGAAGCAGAAGTACTGCGTGACGAGGATCAGGACTTGCGGTGTGAGGAGGAGAGACGGCCAGCCGGGGGCTGCTTCCTGATGCCGGGTGAGTACGCGTGAGGATTCGAGTAACTCGAGTTCGGCTGCGTTGACGGATGGGTGCTGGGCTGGGTCATCCTTGAACCAGAACATGAAGATCGCGCACCAGACGAGGCCGAGTGCGGCGAAGGCGACGAAGGCCCAACGCCATCCGCAGAGGGATATAGCGGCGAGGACGAGCGGTGGAGTTGCCGCTCCGCCCCACCGGGTGCAGGCCCACATGAGCGATTGGGCGGTGACGCGTTCGCGCTTCGGAAGCCAGGCGCTGAGCATGCGGGTGAGGTTGGGGAAGCAGCCTGCTTCGCCTGCGCCGAAGGCGAAACGGATGACGCAGAGGGAGACGATGTTCCAGGCCGCGCCGGTGAGGGCTGTGAAGATGGACCACGCCATGACGATCCGTAACAGGACGCGGCGCACACCGAGGCGGTCGCCGAGGATGCCCGCGGGTAATTCGAAGAGCGCGTACGAGAGGGCGAAGGCGCCGAAGACGAGGCCCATCTGCGCCTTGTTGAGGTGCAGGTCGCGAGAGATGGGACCGGCGGCCTGGGAGATGGCGACTCGTTGAATGTAAGAGAGGACGGCCAGACCGATGGCGAGGGCGACGACGTTGTATCGGGCTCGACTTGCCTGCATTCGGTATGCCTTTGGCGCATCCTCTTCAGGATGAGATGTCACTGGCTATGATGCTTGTTTGGATTTCGAGCTGATGGGAACATCGCGACTACTGTGGTTTGCGCGCGGGTGGCGGCGGAGCCTTGTAGTCGACGAGCTCGTTGATTGGTTTCTTTCCTGCCCATGCGATGCCGCGTAGGAGCATGTCCTGTAGCTGCGGGTTGGCAAAGTTGGCGTAAATGTGGCCCTGCATCCAGACGAAGGCTCGTGCGGGTTCACCGCCGGGAAGCGTGTGTTCGTAGGTCCAGATCTGCGGGGCGACCTCGCCCTTATGCGCGCCTGCACTTGGCGTTCCTGGGATGATCGCGGTCGCGAGGATATGGGGTGCGGGATCCCTGGCCCAGGTCATGTTGTAGAAGGCCTCGTCCTTAATGGTGAGGTCGGTCATGCCCTGCATGATGGGGTTCGACTTATCGACGATGGTGTAGGGGATGTCGGCGTCAAGGGTGTAGTTGACTTCGCCGTGCTTCTTCGCGCCGCCGACGAGGGTGGCGAAGTAGGCTGGGTCGGGGCCGCAGAGAACATCGTGAAGGCTGACGATGCCACCGCCGCGTTTGACGAAGGCTTCGAGCGCGGCCTTCTCGGTGTCGGTCATGTAGCCGGCGTCGCCCTTGTACATGACGATGACGTCGGTGTGTTCGAGCTCAGCGGCTGTGGGTGCATGCAGAGAGCCGTCGACGACCGCGCCGTGAGCGGTGAGGACCTTGCTCCAGTCGGCGAGGAACTGCGGGTAGTCATGCTGGCCGGCGAGATGGGACTTGAGCCCGGCGCGGATGTAGATGTGCATGCCGTCGGGGTTCTGTCCGGGAGCACGTGGCGCCCCCGGTGGTGAGGTCTGTCCCTGGGCTGATAAGACGGACATGCAGAGCATCGTGCCGACAGCGAGAGAGAGAGACCGCAACCACGGGGACGTCATAGTGTTCCTTTGATCCGTTTCAGAGGCACCGCTAGAGCCGGCCTCTGAGCAAGAAGGGTTATTCACCGCCTACCGCGTTCGTTTTCACGCTTGCGGCTGCGGGCGGGGCACTGGGTGTTGGTGGAGGAGCCAGGTTGGTGGAGAGGTAGGTGAGGATCTTGTCGTATTCGTCATCCGTGACGACGAGACCCTTGTCCTGCATCTTGGCGATGGTCTCGTCCCACGACTTTTGTGTGCGGCGCTGCGAAGCCCATACGGCGACGCTGTGGCACTGGGTGCACTTCTTCACGACGAGTGCCTTGTTAGGTGCTTCGGGAAGATCGTCCGCGGCGGCTTGCGCGTGGACGTGGGTGAGATCGAGGAGACGCGGTGCGATGGAGACTTCGAGCGCCATCATGGTTGCCGCCATCAGGATGCCCTGGATCGCCCGCTTTGTCTTGGTGTTCGCCTGGAATGCCATAAATGTGTCAGCCCCTTTTCGGGTTAATGGTACTACCAGCTCAACGCAGGACGAAGGCGTAGAGGGTATCTCCCGCCGCCGCAAGGAGATACTGCTTGCCATCGAGTTCGTAGGTGATGGGGCCGTTGTTGACGGACGCCTGGAGACCGGCGTGCCAGACGATGTCTCCATTGGCGGCGTCGAAGGCGACGAGGTTCGTGCTTGGATCGCCGACAAAGAGGAGGCCTCCGGCGGTGGTGAGGATGCCGGAGCGTGCGCCGGTGGTGGCCCAGTCGTGCGCCCACTTGATCTTGCCGGTCTGGTAGTCGATGGCGCGGAGGGCGGATTTGGCCCATCCGCCGCGATCGTTGCCGGCCCAGCCTTCGGGCTTCTCGCTATCGTCGAAGAGGTAGTAGACGCTGTAGGCGTCCTCGGCTTCGACGTAAAAGAGGCCGGTCTGGGGGTCGAAGCTTGGCGGGAACCAGTTGGCTGCGCCGCCCTGGTTGGGCGCGACGAGGGCACCGTTGACCTGGCCCATCTTGGCGGGCGACGGGATGGGCTGGCCCTTGGCGTCGACGCCGGAGGTCCAGTTCTGCTTGGCGAAGGGTGCGCTCACGAGAGCTTTGCCGTTGGTGCGGTCGAGGACGAAGAACCATCCGTTGCGGCTGGCCTGGGCGACGAGCTTGCGCTTCTGGCCCTTGAAGACGGCGTCGAAGAGGACGGGGGTTTCGACGGCGTCCCAGTCGTGGGTGTCGTGCGGGTTGGGTTGGAAGTACCAGACTAGCTTGCCGGTGTCGGGGTTTAGCGCGACGATGGTGGAGGCATAGAGGTTATTGCCGAGGCGGCCCTTGCCGTTGATGACGGGCTGCACGTTGCCGGTGCCGAGGATGTAGAGGTTCTGCTCGGGGTCGTAGGTGCCCGGGATCCAGGTGCTTCCGCCGCCATGCATCATGGCCTCGGTGTTGGGCCAGGTGGCGGCTTCGGGCGTGCCGGGTTCGGGATAGGCGTACCAGCGCCACTCGAGCTTGCCGGTGGTGGCGTCGTGCGATTCAAGGTAGCCGGGGACGTCGAGGTCGTCGCCGCCGATGCCGATGAGCACGTGGTTCCGCACGACGACGGGAGCGCCGGTGCCGAAGTTGAGGAAGTCCATGTTGCCAATGCTGCTGTGCCACTTCTCCTTGCCGGTGGTGATGTCGATCGCTACGAGATTGCAGTCGGTGGTCGCGAAGTAGAGCGTGCTGCCGGAGATGCCGGCGCCGCGGTTGCCAAGGGCCGAGCCGCCCTTGCTCTCCCAGTCGTAGACCCAGATCTCCGTGCCGGTACGGGCGTCGACGGCCCAGGCGCGGTTGGGCACGGTGAAGTAGAGGACGCCATTGACCTGGATCGGCGTGGCCGAGAGCCGCAAACGGCCCATCTGTCCGGTCGAGCCTTCGACGCGATACATCCAGGCAGGAGCGAGGGAGTTGACGGTGTTCTTGTTGATCTTGGTGAGCGGGCTGAAGCGGCGGCCGGAGTAGTCGCCGTTGTAAGTCGGCCAGGTGTCGGTGGGCTGCTGGAGAAGCTTGGCGGGATCGAGGGGAGTCTGCGCCGAGAGAGCCCCGGAGAGGGAGGCACACGCGATGAGGGTCGCGAGGATCTTGGTACCGATCATTTCAAGGTCTCCAGGTAGGTGGTCATGTTGTGGATGTCGTCGTCGGTGTAGTGGTCGAGGAGATCGACATGGCCCTGGTAGGGATCGATCGTCTTGACGATGACGCCCTTGCCGCGCGAGAAGGTCTGGGTGACGCCATCCTTGTCGCGCAGAGAGACGTTGAAGTCGTCGATGCGGCCGAGCTCGCCGCTGAAGGACTTGCCGTCGGGAAGGGTGACGGTGACCTGCATCTTCTTGACACGTGGGGCAGTGCGGGCGCCGCGTGGGCCGCTATTCGGGAAGATGAACTTCTGCTGCAGCGTGGCAGGGTCGTAGCGCTTGCCGACCCCGGCGAGGTCGCCCGTGGTGGAGTGGCACGTGGCGCAGGATGCCTGGAAGAAGGCTTCGCCGGCCTTCTTGTCGCCACTGAGCAGGTTGGTCGGCTCGTTCGAGTAACCGCTGCGCAGGGTCTTGTTCACATTCGTGACGAGGTACGCCGAAAGCTCGGTGAGCTGGTCCTTGTCGAACGTGAAGTGGTGCGTTGGGCCGGTCGAGAGATAGGGGCCGAGCTCGGAGCCGTGCAGGGCGTTCATGCGGTCGTGGAGGACGAGGGCTGAGCGGATGAGGTCGGGCGCGGTGTCGGTGCCGCGGCCCACCTTGCCGTGGCACGAGGCGCAGGACGAGGAGAAGATGGTTGCGCCACGAGTGACCGCGGTGGGGTCGATCGCTTGTGTCTGCCTGCCCTGACCGTTTGTGACGGTCGCTGCCACAAGCGTGAGAGCAGAGGCCGCAAGGGCGAAGCCTATAGGTCGACTCGACCATTTTGAAGATCCCATCCTGTCTCCTTCACCTCTTCGGGTGGTGTGTGGCGCGGGTCTAGACATCGCAGAGATTGGCTGCCTGCAGGA harbors:
- a CDS encoding radical SAM protein → MQTSEVLQAWATILSGRAPSLSIEITKECPLRCPGCYAFDAAHLGSDTLLRQLSDFKGDELVTRILAILDDRKPLHLSLVGGDPFVRYRELEQLIPQIEARGIHTQIVTSAFRVVPAEWRKYKKLNVVVSIDGLQPEHDERRKPATYERILKNILGAQVTIHSTITSQIASRPGYLEEFLTFWSANPAIRKIWFSLFTPQRGATDPEILSPAQRVLVMNELRRLRPLFPKLDMHDLVIDEIATPPTSPEACIFARTTETISADLKTKITPCQFGGDPDCSQCGCIASMGLAAVGHHKVVGGLTAGHLFLASDRLGKGWRKLQESLASKPETPAAPASFNILQS
- a CDS encoding methyl-accepting chemotaxis protein, with the translated sequence MSIRGKLLLSIGVLAVGYILFLGMVEVTTSATQKHINIASESLFPAASNIQIAEASFQKLTKGYKDAVMQQDSSVLNASDADARAGATALQNAREKLAYNPALQQEAATALDSFNDLHSRAKSTYAKMIGSTNLSSQDQAALTGIEQETVKLQHSLSELHETIGTRDFQAELDAITTSNSHQSFLGLVLFLLAAAFAAASVFVLEKQVSHPLRELVDRLSDGAVRIGTSATQIASSSSSLSRDSSNQAASLEETSASSEEINSMAQRNSDNCRSAADLMSMSQDKFTVTNRSLAELVLAMDEINTSSGKISRIIKVIDEIAFQTNILALNAAVEAARAGEAGSGFAVVADEVRSLAQRSAQAARDTATLIEESINKSNSGKDKVDEVTIAIKAVTEESGKVKLLVDQINLGSTEQTHGIGNITQAISQMEQLTQTSAASAQQSAEAAGELTHQSEALEDIVRILSSVVNGDTTGQFTPTHSSRRSPLQRPSFAA
- a CDS encoding energy transducer TonB, with protein sequence MRIQKTSPFARFAPALVLAFGILTPAALHADDRAVVHKIAPVYPEMAKRMHITGSVRVLTTVDATGAVTKVEGQGTNKILSAAAEDAVKRWKFAPGDGVATVTIQINFDNAE
- a CDS encoding PQQ-binding-like beta-propeller repeat protein codes for the protein MIRNPRLAQLAKQVNQTEQRPPLSRGWSATLISSLFLMPLLAIGKGAQTQPATAPGDWPMVGRDLGQQRYSPLTQITPANVASLKVAWTYHMKPANVSALHQSETQPLVIGTTMYVVTPYSRVVALDSATGQEKWAFNIPDGDNASLRGASYWAGEGAAPAIIFGTRRGRMYSISAATGQLNPGFGVNGMVDLKTPEVMTTGMDKSYILPSPPVIYKDLVITGSGPGEGPGGKDGGLGPAGDTRAWDAKTGKLVWTFHSVPRPGETGHDTWSGDSWKDRSGVNVWGYMTVDMARGILYMPFGAPNNDRVGVDRPGNNLFGSTLVAVSADTGKLLWYFQVVHHDIWDMDTQSPPTLFDVQHDGKTIPAVATVNKNGLMFILDRVTGKPIYGVEERPVPKSNVPGEETSPTQPFPVLPEPLSQTTISRATLYNDTPDHAAWCKKYVDDNNMLLGEVEFTPPQLDRYTVTMPGTQGGVNFYGGAFDPKLGLFIANVNNLSQPMRIVRNPDGSYNNSGPLAGLTRFWNPDTHLPCTPTPWGQLVAVNVNTGKIAWRSTLGVTDSFPEGKQKTGRPGLGGAILTASGLTFVGATDDARFRAFETATGKEIWTAKLPASAESTPITYADSTGRQYIAIVATGGGLIGAKLESDALVVYSLEGPTAASSTPSKVAPPTQAAQTAASAPATSALPKGMPAADAALFPPGPGRELMLRTCSGCHAAKVSANKRMDPKEWNDLVQVMAGRGAVATDEEFDAVAAYLAHAFPRTAPPPDPAAH
- a CDS encoding SDR family NAD(P)-dependent oxidoreductase, with amino-acid sequence MKIDLTGKTAVVTGASRGLGEAMSKSFAEAGAQVALVARNVAKLEGVRDAIVAAGGVAELFAGDVTSESDVAAIAEAVTKKFGAPQIVVNNAGSNIRKSLVEFTLEEFKSVMDSSLISTFLVSRAFVPGMKGTGYGRVINMTSIMAHISLPGRTAYSSAKASLLGFTRSLALELAGEGITVNGISPGPFGTEMNAAVMNNPEVNAQFLASLPVGRWGKVEEIGALACYLCSDYAGFITGTDILIDGGWTAK
- a CDS encoding MFS transporter produces the protein MQASRARYNVVALAIGLAVLSYIQRVAISQAAGPISRDLHLNKAQMGLVFGAFALSYALFELPAGILGDRLGVRRVLLRIVMAWSIFTALTGAAWNIVSLCVIRFAFGAGEAGCFPNLTRMLSAWLPKRERVTAQSLMWACTRWGGAATPPLVLAAISLCGWRWAFVAFAALGLVWCAIFMFWFKDDPAQHPSVNAAELELLESSRVLTRHQEAAPGWPSLLLTPQVLILVTQYFCFSFVWYFYITWLPTYLREARGQSPSRAAALSVLPLLFGGFGSLISGLMPLRIPRRAVAFFGFLGTAILLFVFTRIQAVVPAMICMAFASFCSDLTMPISWNACVEIGGAYTATVAAAMNMLGNLAGFIAPVIGGLILQRTAGNWNPLIYLMIGAATISALCWLYLNPERTIPKIAVDAAI
- a CDS encoding ThuA domain-containing protein; amino-acid sequence: MSVLSAQGQTSPPGAPRAPGQNPDGMHIYIRAGLKSHLAGQHDYPQFLADWSKVLTAHGAVVDGSLHAPTAAELEHTDVIVMYKGDAGYMTDTEKAALEAFVKRGGGIVSLHDVLCGPDPAYFATLVGGAKKHGEVNYTLDADIPYTIVDKSNPIMQGMTDLTIKDEAFYNMTWARDPAPHILATAIIPGTPSAGAHKGEVAPQIWTYEHTLPGGEPARAFVWMQGHIYANFANPQLQDMLLRGIAWAGKKPINELVDYKAPPPPARKPQ
- a CDS encoding acido-empty-quinoprotein group A, which codes for MIGTKILATLIACASLSGALSAQTPLDPAKLLQQPTDTWPTYNGDYSGRRFSPLTKINKNTVNSLAPAWMYRVEGSTGQMGRLRLSATPIQVNGVLYFTVPNRAWAVDARTGTEIWVYDWESKGGSALGNRGAGISGSTLYFATTDCNLVAIDITTGKEKWHSSIGNMDFLNFGTGAPVVVRNHVLIGIGGDDLDVPGYLESHDATTGKLEWRWYAYPEPGTPEAATWPNTEAMMHGGGSTWIPGTYDPEQNLYILGTGNVQPVINGKGRLGNNLYASTIVALNPDTGKLVWYFQPNPHDTHDWDAVETPVLFDAVFKGQKRKLVAQASRNGWFFVLDRTNGKALVSAPFAKQNWTSGVDAKGQPIPSPAKMGQVNGALVAPNQGGAANWFPPSFDPQTGLFYVEAEDAYSVYYLFDDSEKPEGWAGNDRGGWAKSALRAIDYQTGKIKWAHDWATTGARSGILTTAGGLLFVGDPSTNLVAFDAANGDIVWHAGLQASVNNGPITYELDGKQYLLAAAGDTLYAFVLR